A portion of the uncultured Bacteroides sp. genome contains these proteins:
- a CDS encoding NAD(P)-dependent oxidoreductase translates to MSSILVTGASGFIGSFIIEEALKKQFSVWAGIRSSSSKEYLQYQKLNFIELDFSHVNKLRDQLSAYKETHNGGFDYIVHCAGATKCLNQEDFEKVNYLQTKSLVDMLVELDMVPRQFIHISTLSVFGPIREGDYSSIREEDAAKPNTAYGLSKLKAELYIQNLKGFPYVIYRPTGVYGPREKDYFLMAKSIKKHLDFSVGFKRQDLTFIYVKDIVQAVFLGIEKEISRRVYFLSDGKVYKSRTFSDLIQKELDVSFVIHLKCPLIILKVISLFAENLASFSGKSSTLNSDKFKIMKQRNWQCDITPAINELGFRPQYDLEKGVKETIAWYKKEGWL, encoded by the coding sequence ATGAGCAGTATTTTAGTGACCGGAGCAAGCGGATTTATTGGAAGTTTTATAATAGAAGAGGCTTTAAAAAAGCAGTTTTCAGTGTGGGCTGGTATTCGTTCTTCCAGTAGCAAAGAGTATCTCCAATATCAAAAGTTGAATTTCATCGAATTGGATTTTTCTCACGTTAACAAACTTCGGGACCAACTTTCTGCTTATAAAGAGACCCATAATGGAGGCTTCGATTATATCGTTCATTGTGCCGGGGCAACCAAATGTTTAAATCAAGAGGATTTTGAGAAGGTAAACTATTTACAAACAAAATCTTTGGTGGACATGCTTGTAGAGCTTGATATGGTTCCTCGTCAATTTATACACATTAGTACTTTGAGCGTTTTTGGGCCCATTCGGGAGGGAGATTATTCTTCTATTCGGGAAGAAGATGCAGCGAAACCAAATACAGCTTATGGGCTTAGCAAGCTAAAAGCAGAACTTTACATTCAGAACCTGAAGGGATTTCCCTATGTGATCTATCGACCGACAGGTGTTTATGGCCCGCGCGAGAAAGATTATTTTCTAATGGCAAAGTCAATAAAGAAGCATCTCGACTTTTCAGTGGGTTTCAAAAGGCAAGACTTGACATTTATTTATGTGAAAGACATTGTGCAAGCTGTTTTCTTGGGAATAGAGAAAGAAATTTCTCGTCGTGTTTACTTTTTATCTGATGGAAAGGTCTATAAAAGCCGTACTTTCTCCGATTTGATACAAAAAGAATTAGATGTTTCTTTTGTAATACATCTAAAATGCCCGTTAATTATTTTAAAAGTTATATCTTTGTTCGCTGAAAATTTGGCGTCTTTCTCAGGCAAGAGCAGTACGCTGAATTCGGACAAATTTAAAATAATGAAACAAAGGAACTGGCAATGTGATATTACTCCGGCCATCAATGAATTAGGGTTTAGACCTCAATATGATTTGGAGAAGGGCGTCAAAGAAACAATTGCTTGGTACAAGAAAGAAGGATGGCTCTAA
- a CDS encoding serine acetyltransferase, translating into MSPLNFTHILTQAVDELSESESYKGLFHQHKDGEPLPSARILCDIIELARSILFPGYYGNSTVNSRTVNYHIGVNIEKLFDLLSEQILAGLCFGSDDNTAGCADQQREEASNLAAKFISKLPNLRKMLATDVEAAYNGDPAAESFGEVIFCYPAIKAISNYRIAHELLLLGVPLIPRIITEMAHSETGIDIHPAAKIGSHFTIDHGTGVVIGATSIIGNNVKLYQGVTLGAKSFPLDNEGKPIKGIPRHPILEDNVIVYSNATILGRIIVGHDATVGGNIWVTEDVSPEARIVQTKAKK; encoded by the coding sequence ATGAGTCCATTAAATTTTACTCACATTTTGACACAAGCAGTCGATGAGCTCTCGGAAAGCGAATCATACAAAGGACTGTTTCATCAACACAAAGATGGCGAACCATTGCCATCGGCAAGAATATTGTGCGACATAATCGAACTTGCTCGTTCTATTCTTTTCCCTGGATATTATGGAAATTCTACAGTAAACAGCCGCACAGTAAATTACCACATCGGCGTAAATATAGAGAAATTATTTGATTTGCTCTCTGAGCAGATATTAGCCGGATTATGTTTCGGCAGCGATGATAATACGGCTGGTTGCGCTGATCAGCAGCGAGAAGAGGCTTCTAACCTAGCTGCCAAATTCATCAGTAAGTTACCGAATCTGAGAAAGATGCTAGCTACAGACGTTGAAGCAGCCTATAACGGCGATCCTGCTGCTGAAAGCTTTGGCGAAGTGATTTTCTGTTATCCCGCCATAAAGGCAATCAGTAATTATCGTATAGCTCATGAACTGTTACTATTGGGTGTACCTCTGATCCCCCGTATTATCACCGAGATGGCACACAGCGAAACAGGGATTGACATTCATCCGGCCGCAAAAATAGGAAGCCATTTTACCATTGACCACGGCACAGGCGTTGTTATAGGCGCTACAAGTATTATTGGTAACAATGTAAAGCTGTACCAAGGAGTCACTTTGGGTGCAAAAAGTTTTCCTTTGGATAACGAAGGTAAACCGATAAAAGGCATTCCTCGCCATCCGATATTGGAAGATAATGTGATTGTTTATTCAAATGCGACCATTTTAGGACGAATCATCGTCGGACACGACGCTACAGTAGGAGGAAATATTTGGGTAACAGAAGATGTTTCACCCGAAGCCAGGATTGTACAAACAAAAGCAAAGAAATAA
- the cysK gene encoding cysteine synthase A, with product MGKIAKKLTDLVGNTPLLELSNYNASKGLKAKLVVKLEYFNPAGSVKDRIALAMIEDAEVKGVLKSGITIIEPTSGNTGVGLAFAAAAKGYKLILTMPDTMSLERRNLLKALGANLVLTPGANGMKGAIAKAEELKNENPDSIILQQFENPANPAIHERTTGQEIWRDTDGVVDVFVAGVGTGGTVSGVGAALKKHNPKVKIVAVEPADSPVLSGGAPGPHKIQGIGAGFVPKTYNAEVVDFIQLVKNDDAIRTSRELAAKEGLLVGISSGAAVWAAVQLAQLPEYEGKTIVVLLPDTGERYLSTILYAFEEYPL from the coding sequence ATGGGAAAGATTGCAAAAAAACTAACTGATTTGGTCGGTAACACTCCGTTGTTGGAGTTGAGTAATTATAATGCAAGCAAAGGACTGAAAGCCAAACTTGTAGTCAAGTTGGAATACTTTAATCCGGCTGGGAGTGTGAAAGATCGTATTGCGTTGGCCATGATAGAAGATGCTGAGGTAAAAGGGGTATTGAAATCCGGGATTACCATTATTGAACCGACCAGTGGTAATACTGGTGTCGGCTTGGCTTTTGCTGCTGCGGCCAAAGGATATAAGCTGATTTTAACTATGCCCGATACGATGAGTTTAGAAAGGCGTAATCTCCTTAAAGCATTAGGAGCTAATTTGGTGTTAACTCCTGGTGCTAATGGAATGAAAGGAGCTATTGCCAAGGCGGAAGAGTTGAAGAATGAAAATCCAGACTCCATTATTTTGCAACAGTTTGAAAATCCTGCTAATCCTGCTATACATGAACGGACTACCGGACAAGAAATATGGCGTGACACAGACGGGGTAGTTGACGTATTTGTGGCTGGTGTAGGTACTGGCGGAACAGTGAGTGGTGTAGGTGCTGCTTTGAAAAAACATAACCCAAAGGTGAAGATTGTAGCAGTGGAACCTGCTGATTCTCCCGTTCTTTCGGGTGGAGCTCCCGGACCTCATAAAATTCAGGGCATAGGTGCCGGTTTTGTGCCTAAAACTTATAATGCAGAAGTGGTTGATTTCATTCAACTAGTGAAGAATGATGATGCGATTCGCACCAGCCGTGAATTGGCTGCTAAGGAAGGTTTATTGGTGGGTATTTCTTCGGGTGCGGCTGTGTGGGCAGCCGTCCAGTTGGCCCAACTGCCTGAATATGAAGGAAAAACCATCGTTGTTTTATTGCCTGACACAGGTGAGCGTTACTTGTCTACTATTCTTTATGCTTTTGAAGAATATCCGCTATAA
- a CDS encoding pyridoxamine 5'-phosphate oxidase family protein, producing the protein MKTIIIEDKERVEEIIARCDICYVGITDLEGNPYVIPMNFGYQDGVIYLHSGPAGSCLDMLAQNNRICITFSIDHELIFQHPKVACSYRMKAKSVICRGQVNFLEDIEEKRQALDIIMHHYIEREFIYSDPAVKNVKVWEVPIDNVTAKEYAVPHNR; encoded by the coding sequence ATGAAGACCATTATAATTGAAGATAAAGAGCGAGTGGAAGAAATTATCGCTCGCTGTGACATCTGTTATGTCGGCATCACAGACTTGGAAGGAAACCCCTATGTCATCCCCATGAACTTCGGTTACCAAGATGGAGTAATCTATCTCCATTCAGGCCCTGCAGGTAGCTGTCTTGATATGCTTGCTCAAAACAACCGTATTTGCATCACTTTCAGCATTGATCACGAATTAATTTTTCAACATCCAAAAGTGGCATGCAGCTATCGAATGAAAGCTAAAAGTGTTATCTGTCGGGGACAAGTCAACTTCTTGGAAGATATTGAAGAAAAACGTCAGGCCCTAGATATTATCATGCATCACTACATCGAGAGAGAATTTATTTATTCCGATCCTGCTGTTAAAAACGTAAAAGTTTGGGAAGTGCCTATCGACAATGTTACAGCAAAAGAATATGCCGTTCCACATAATAGATAA
- the rnr gene encoding ribonuclease R, translated as MAKSKEKKAGKRMKKNDLANMLMNFFHSKSTEVLSLKYIFSELRLTTHPLKMLCVEILNELKEGEYIAEVDKSKFRLNDRGTEMTGTFFRKSNGKNSFIPEEGGDPIFIAERNSAHAMNKDKVRIAFYAKRKNHDAEGEVVEILQRANDTFVGTLEVANSYAFLVTENRTLANDIFIPKEKLKGGKTGDKAIVKVTEWPDKAKNPIGQVIDILGKAGDNTTEMHAILAEFGLPYVYPSAVEKAADNIPAEISKEEIALREDFRKVTTFTIDPKDAKDFDDALSIRKLKDNLWEVGVHIADVSHYVKEDSIIDKEAQKRATSVYLVDRTIPMLPERLCNFICSLRPNEEKLAYSVIFDITEKGEVKDSRIVHTIIESDRRFTYEEAQQIIETKQGDFNDEVLMMDTIAKALRQKRFSAGAINFDRYEVKFEIDEKGKPLSVYFKESKDSNKLVEEFMLLANRTVAEKIGRVPKGKKAKVLPYRIHDLPDPEKLDNLAQFIARFGYKIRTSGTKSDVSKSINHLLDDIQGKKEENLIETVSIRAMQKARYSTHNIGHYGLAFDYYTHFTSPIRRYPDMMVHRLATKYMEGGRSASETKYEELCDHSSSMEQIAANAERASIKYKQVEFMSEHVGQTYDGVISGVTEWGLYVELNENKCEGMVPVRDLGDDYYEFDEKNYCLRGRRKNRIYSLGDAITIKVARANLEKKQLDFALID; from the coding sequence ATGGCAAAAAGTAAAGAAAAAAAAGCCGGCAAACGAATGAAAAAGAATGATCTGGCTAATATGCTAATGAATTTCTTTCACTCCAAATCTACTGAAGTACTTAGTTTAAAATATATCTTTTCGGAATTACGCTTAACTACGCATCCCCTGAAAATGCTCTGTGTTGAGATACTCAATGAGTTGAAAGAGGGAGAATATATCGCCGAAGTTGACAAAAGTAAATTTCGTCTAAACGATCGCGGAACAGAGATGACAGGAACTTTTTTCCGCAAAAGTAATGGAAAAAACTCTTTCATTCCGGAAGAAGGTGGCGATCCTATTTTCATCGCTGAACGCAACTCGGCCCATGCCATGAATAAAGATAAGGTACGCATTGCATTCTATGCCAAACGAAAAAACCATGACGCTGAAGGTGAAGTAGTTGAAATATTACAACGAGCCAATGACACTTTTGTGGGAACACTTGAAGTGGCTAACTCCTATGCTTTTTTGGTAACTGAAAACCGCACACTGGCCAACGATATCTTTATTCCAAAAGAAAAACTTAAAGGTGGAAAAACTGGTGACAAGGCAATTGTGAAAGTGACCGAATGGCCTGATAAAGCGAAAAATCCTATCGGACAAGTAATTGATATCTTAGGGAAAGCCGGAGACAACACCACTGAGATGCACGCCATCTTAGCCGAGTTCGGGTTGCCGTATGTTTATCCTTCGGCAGTAGAAAAAGCTGCAGACAATATTCCGGCAGAAATATCCAAAGAAGAAATAGCCCTTCGCGAAGACTTCCGCAAAGTGACGACCTTTACCATTGACCCGAAGGATGCCAAAGACTTTGACGACGCACTTTCCATCCGGAAGCTAAAAGACAACTTGTGGGAAGTAGGGGTGCATATTGCAGATGTATCTCACTATGTAAAAGAAGATAGTATCATTGATAAAGAGGCTCAAAAACGAGCCACCTCCGTCTATCTGGTAGACCGTACCATACCTATGCTTCCTGAGAGGTTATGCAATTTTATCTGCTCACTCCGTCCTAACGAAGAAAAACTAGCTTACTCCGTTATTTTTGACATTACAGAAAAAGGAGAAGTTAAAGACTCAAGAATAGTTCATACCATAATTGAATCGGATCGCCGATTCACGTATGAGGAAGCGCAACAGATTATAGAAACCAAACAGGGGGATTTTAACGACGAAGTATTAATGATGGATACTATCGCCAAAGCACTTCGCCAAAAACGCTTTTCAGCCGGCGCCATCAACTTTGACCGCTATGAAGTAAAGTTCGAAATTGACGAAAAAGGTAAACCATTGAGTGTATACTTCAAAGAATCGAAAGACTCTAATAAGCTTGTTGAAGAGTTTATGCTACTGGCAAATAGGACGGTAGCTGAGAAAATAGGCAGAGTACCAAAAGGGAAAAAAGCGAAAGTACTGCCGTATCGTATTCACGACTTACCCGACCCTGAAAAATTGGATAATTTGGCACAGTTCATTGCCCGATTCGGTTATAAGATACGCACTTCCGGCACAAAAAGCGATGTCTCCAAATCCATTAATCACTTACTGGATGATATCCAAGGAAAGAAAGAAGAAAATCTTATTGAAACCGTCTCTATCCGTGCCATGCAAAAAGCTCGCTACTCAACCCATAACATTGGACACTACGGATTGGCATTCGATTATTATACGCACTTTACCTCTCCTATCCGCCGTTACCCAGATATGATGGTGCACCGCCTTGCCACCAAATATATGGAAGGTGGAAGAAGCGCCTCTGAAACAAAATATGAAGAATTGTGTGATCACAGTTCCAGCATGGAACAGATTGCAGCTAATGCCGAACGTGCGTCGATTAAATACAAGCAAGTCGAATTTATGAGTGAGCATGTAGGACAAACCTATGATGGCGTAATTTCAGGAGTTACCGAATGGGGACTTTATGTCGAGTTAAACGAAAACAAATGTGAAGGCATGGTTCCCGTTCGCGATTTGGGAGACGATTACTATGAGTTTGATGAGAAGAACTATTGTCTCCGTGGACGCCGCAAGAACCGTATATATAGCTTAGGAGATGCAATAACAATCAAAGTTGCTCGTGCCAATCTGGAGAAAAAACAACTAGACTTTGCATTAATAGACTAA